The Malus domestica chromosome 10, GDT2T_hap1 nucleotide sequence TGTTCCAACAGTACATAATTAGCGAAAAAATAGGGATGGCACCTACAGTAAAATGTTCAAAATGCTATTTCCTGAAGAACTTCAAGTGTCTTCTGATGAACCTGTATGTGAGACAAGGGAACAAAATGAATTGAATCGCAGGAAGAATGTGGAATAACATAGCTGTAAAGTGAAGGAAATTATAATGGGAAATGATGAGGTTAGCTATTTGTGCACCGTGACTTtcagggctggtttggtattgctgtgctttgaaaaaaaactgctgtgagaataagcggctgtgctgtgagaataagcggctgtgaaataaatcagcagagtgtttggtaaacttttttgtaaaagtgcttttggaaaaaaaaacagtctgatagtaggtcttttcattaaaggagcactgtagctccgtgtgctttgaaaaaaagtcagttttccaaagctgcaaatagcagcttcagctttttcctttgatttcagcttattctcacagcagcttccaaaataagtcatttttttttcagtttaccaaacgcctaaaaccctcacagctttttttcatgagtgctttttttttaatcacctcactcccaaaccacccctcaGAAACATGCTATAAATTGCTTAGAAGAGTGACATAGACGAAGCGTATGTTATAAAATTCTAAAGCATATCGTAAGAATAACTTCTATgacttttcaaaataaaaactagATAAAAAGCTTAAATAAAATTGAAGACAGTAATTCATTTGCAGGACAATTAAAAGCacgttcttttatttatttgagagGGGATGGCGGGAGAGAGAAAAAACATTACCCATTCTAGATGCTGTGCTGTGATACCAGAGACATTTCCACCATATATACCACCTAAGACCTGGCAAGTTCAAGGATCAATTAGAATTTAACCTAAACAGGTTTACTGCATATCTGACAGCTTTAATACCATTTAACCTAATAGATGTTTCAAGGGTATGAAATATCTTTGAGATCAGAAACACCAAATCTATATATTGTCCTCAAACACTACCCAACTTGACCTTATGGGTCCTTAGAGATCCTGAGGTACACAGGGCTCAAAATGAATGTGTTACAACTTACAATTTAAattggtgaatcaactcttaCCTTGGAGACAGTCTCAAGAAACATGCCAGGGCGCACAGGAAGTGGTTTTCGTCCTGAAATGCTTTCCTGGAAATTATGATGCATGAGTCAATATAGTTTGATACCAACGAATAGTTATATGTGTGTGTCAGTGTGTGCGTCGCGCGAGTGTGCACGCTGTTGAAACAgatatgcacacacacacacacacacattgtaGTTATAGACTGTTACCCACCCTTCCTCCAATTCCACTCGTCGCACCAGTGCCATCTTCCTCATCACTGCTAGAGTGGTCAGCACCTTCATTTTTTCCTTCCATTACATTTTTTATCATCTCCTGGACAGTCTTCCCCGGCTTTAAAGCTACCAGTTTGGTTAAGAAATTCACCTGCACTGACAGGAATTTTAATCATGCCAAACAATGACAGATGATGATGGTAATAATTTACCTAAAAATACAATTTTTCCAAAGAATTGTTGATATATTCATTGAAAAGAACAGATATGTGCCAATGAATCAACTGGATATCCTCAGACCAAAAAACCAAAATGGATATCctgcaatttttttataaatgcaGAAATACAGACCTCGGATTCTGGAAGAGTGTTAAATCCACGATCATTTCTCTCATCTAGTATTCCACCTCCCATCATATTCCGAGCTTCCTCTCTGATCAAAACAAGTCTTGCAAGCAGTTTTCGATCTGGAACTATAGGCCGAGTTTCCATTGTCTTCCATAGATGAGAATAAGCTTTTATATAAGCTTCAATTATTACTAAATGACAGGAAGTACAAATTCAaacttcataaaaataataatgcatAAAAGCATGAAAATTCAATGGCCAGTGCCACTGAATATCTTTACATATTACAAGGACTGTAGTGTTTGAATATAGTGTTTGTAAGTTAAAAattctattttcttgttttaacaTTTAAGAGTgttcccaaaaatcccaagccCCAAAGAGGGGGAAATCTAAAGTTCAACAGAGCAAAACTATTAAAACACCTGGCATCAAGTTCTGAGGGTCAAATCTCAGTGACGGTTTTAAACAGAATGATTATATACTCTATGGTGTAAAGCCAAACTAGGAAAACCACCAAGGTATATTTTAACTCCTTTAAATGGCATTAGCAATACATGGTGGCCAGGATGATTTGCAAATAATGCCTATGCATACATCGTCAAAGGCCAAATAAGCATGCAGGGCTTCGCAGTGATTACCTCCAGTATATCATCAGCCTGGTTAGCAATATCATTAAGATTTGCAGCTGGAACATGAACTTTGATgtcatttttacttttaaacACACCACCACCGGCAGCCACTCTGCGTAGTAATTCCTGCCTGCTTTCTTTTAAGGGAGTTCTGCAGAGTAGGCCAACCACTTGAACCTAGAAATAAATacggatgaaaaaaaaaataaagaggaaAGAAATTAGCATTCAATAACCGTAAATGCCTATACTAGCTATTACTCTGAATTAAAGTTTCTAAAATTGGGCTTAACGAAAAATCCTTACATGTGGGGGGCATTTTTTCGTAAGATAGGATAATACTGTCTCCTTGATCACCTCCAATAGAGACTTGCGCTGAACATGAACGATCAAAACAGTCATTGAGTAAACAATCCATAGCTACACTCAGTGACAAGAAATGAAATCATCCACAACAATGTCTAAAAAAGAGGACTAAGTATGTTTGAGTGTTTGACCACGAAAAGGCAGTCAGCTATATGGTGGCTAGAATTTACCTAAAAACAAAAGCAGTGCAAATTTTAGCACAAATTCAAAACTGCAGCAGTGCTGAAAGTGCATTTAATTTTGCATAGAAGTTCATGTATTGAAATTGAAGCTTGCACCCATGAACAATATCATACAACACAAAAACTTATGTTTCCCTCCTCTATCCCGCCCTCTCCCCACAAAAAGAAAACGCATCACTGAACATTCGCAGCGCAGATATTACAGAACCTAATTAGTAGTGCCACTAAAAATGTAACCCAAAAACATGCATCCTCATATGAAGGTACACATACGAACAAATATTGGAACAATAATACTGTGCGGAAATAAAAAACCACATCAAAGGTGATGCGAAAAAGTACAGAaaatgatagagaatgtggtGTTATCTAAAACTTGATAAAATCAAAAGGTCAGTGCGTGCTCATAGATCTATCATATCAGATCAATCGAAGTTTCTTGGGGTTAGTTCAAATATACATTAAAGCTAAGGTATGTATCAAGCTGCAATGGAAGTAGGAACCTTATCATCTTGGTCACTGTCAGCGAGTTGGATCATGTAATCTAGAGCCATCATGAAACTGGCCTCCATTTCATCGACTCTCTTCCCTAGGACCCCCTGTGCAGCAATTTCCACTGCCACCTCTTCAGATGCCTCATCCATGTTCATATCCTCCAACTGtacatacacaaaactaataATCAGCAATTTTAACAATCAGTAAGGTCGTGATTTGCACAAAGAGATATAAGCATACGAATCCAACTTCCGGAAAAATAACCATGAGGGCAGTTAATACATATCATCCCATTGATGCAAATcatatgaaattcacatttCAATGCAAAGTCTGGCTCAACTAAGCCTTATACCAAATAATCTATCATTTCCTTCTATACcaatttctcagcaaccaatcTACAAAGCTAATGATCAGTACAATGAAGCATCAGTTGGCTCGTAATTTCAAAGAGAGAAACAGCTGAATAATCCAATTTTCGCAAAATTCGCCAACTGGGTAGTTGTTACATAGTAATATATTTTATCATGATGGATGCAAATCATATGAATTTCACATTCACACTTCAAAATCTTGCTCAACCAAGCCTTATACCAAATTATCTACCATTTCCTTCTCTACCACTTCCTCAGCAATAAATCTACAGAGAATGACGACAGAGAGAGACAgatagagggagagagagacttaCAAGTACGATCATCTCTTCAAGAACAGAAGTGACCTGCTCACCACCTCTGAGAAGGGCTTCGTATTGGGCAGGCTCCAATTTTGAGCTGCCTTGCTCTCGGGCAGCTCTGTTCTTCCCTTGTGCGCCAAATCCTTCATCCGGGTATCCGCCGCCCACCTCATAGGTGCCGCACCACCGCAGCGTCTGCCGCTGCATCTTCTTATTGGGTTGCTTTGGCTGAAGCTGAGGTTGGGGAAATTTGATGTGGTGGGAGGAAAAAGAGGGTAGACAGAGAATTGCTGGGTTTACAGATTGTGCAGCTGGGTATGAAAAACACGGAAACATTTTGGTCTTCtgctacaatttttttcttgttgGGTTTGTGCGGGGTTTTTGCTGGGTTTTTGTGTTTTGCAGGGAGAAGGTGATAAGGATGTTGtaatattaaccaaaaaataaatttaaaaaacaaaaacaaaaaaacaaaaaaacaaaaaaagaaacagaaataGTAAAATTTAAGCGAGgtcgccgtctgtgggaatcgaacCCACGACCACACGGTTAAAAGCCGTGCGCTCTACCGGCTGAGCTAAGACGGCTTTGCTATTCCAACAGTTTGTTAagttttaacaattttatattcTGTTGACATGAAAATGGGATGAAGATCAAGAGTAAGATATtgcaatttaattaaaaaacaacacattcttttttcatttttaaaatatgttaCTAAATAATCCATATATATAGCAGTATATAATCTTTTATTTTGGGATTTCGATGTTAGGGTTAACATCCCTTTATCCCAATTTGGACCCTTGAACATTTAGTATTTTATTTGGGTTCTCACATTACCAACCTCAAAGCAATATAATAATAGTCAGCAAAAGATATAAAAGTGCGTTGATGGTTATGGTTGTGAACGAATTGAACCAAATGTCACTATGCTCAAGTTTggcttgtttaatttttttttcgaactCAGGCTTGGCTTGCTTCTTTTACAAGCTGAATTCGAGCAAGCTTAATAATTTCAAGCCTAATCATGTGCCcaaactgttttgaactatttctTATAGTAAGTTAGCTcggttgtataatttttttttttctttttttatggcTGGAACCCAGTAAGAGGCTAGACCAACACGTTTGTAGAGTCTTGTAAACCAAAAGGATACAAAGGATGTAAtgtcttaaaaaaaatcatactaaATTTGTCAAGCTAGCCaaacttgaatttttttgaAGTAGATACCAGCCACGAAAAACAACCTAAGACTTTGGCAGTATGGGTTAATGTTTTTCGACAGCAAAATGAACTCCTATTTTAGTATTTCTATCGAATCCTTTTATACGGCAAAAAAATATcccttttagtttattttttattttgttaatataTTATTTGGACCTGAGCATCCAATTATGTATCAGACAGAGTtgagtgaatatattgtttctATGAATATTATTGGGCGTTGAACTTGGACGACCGAGCAGAGCTTAAGCCTACCTCAACTTGTTTTGTAAAAGAATTTTAGTTGCTTACGAGTGTAACATACTAATGTTCAAGCTTGACTTCTTTCTTAAACAAGCCAACCTATGCTTGGGTTAGTTCTTTAACTATTCGAGCTCTATTGATAAAAGCAATACACTCACTTATGGGCTTTCATATCGGGCCTAGTTGCAACTCAATTACTTAGATCAGGTAGCCCAATCCCAATGGCCGAAAGCCACTGAATGCTAGTAAAATCCTCGTATTTACTATTTACCCCAATGATTTGacttcttgttttttttaactGTTAAGAGCTTTTTAATGCAACCTAAAAATTGTTGTAAAGAAAAATATCTACCACCTCAAAATAATATGATAAATCTTTGACCCCACTGTGACTATTGACTTGTGATGGGATCATGAAAGTTTTACCCCTGCTGCGTTGCTATAGAGGACAGTTTTGTAAACTtgacctgaaaaaaaaaacaaaaaaaaaaagggtaaaagactgtttactaccctcatgtttcgtggttttcaacatttagtacatcaagtttttttcgtctcagattcatacctaaagtgtaaattttgggacagtctcatacatccgttagtcaaactgttaagttttctattaactgtgacgtggcgcactgactaggcgccacgtgtcatccaagttttttttttttcttttttctctcttttttttcttcttcctccgactgcaactttcttttctttttctttttttttttcttcctctttctccttcttccttccttcctccttccttcctcattccttccctttcttccccttcttccttcttcttccttctcattctccttcttcttcctccgaatctggggaagctttttttatttttattttttttattcttcttcttccttctctttcctccttcttccttcttcttcttcctccgaatctacccagattcagttttttctttttttttttcttttttttttcttctttcttcttcttcttccttcttcttcttcttcttcttatctgcccagattcagttttttttttttctttcttcctccttcttctccttcttccttcctccttcttccttccccttcttctccttcttccttccccctcttcgttcttcttcttcttcctccgaatctggggaaagatgaaagttttttttttttttttttttttttgaggaagaagaagaagaagaaggaggaagaaggggaaggaagaaggagaagaaggaggaagaaaaaaaaaaaggttgcagtcggaggaagaagaagaaagaaaaaaaaacaaacttccccagatttcggaggaagaagaagaagaagaagaagaagaagaagaagaagaagaagaagaagaaggaggaagaagaagaaagaaaaaaaaaaacaaactttcccagatttcggaggaagaagaagaagaaggagaaggaagaagaaggaagaatgggaaggaagaaggaggaaggaagaaggagaaggaggaagaaaaaagaaaagaaaagaaagttgcagtcggaggaagaagaagaagaagaaagaagaagaaaagaaaaaaagaaaaaaaaaaaaaactcggatgacacgtggcacccagtcagtgcgccacgtcacagttaacagaaaacttaacagtttgactaacggatgtatgagactgtcccaaaatttacactttaggtatgaatctgagacgaaaaaaacttgatgtactaaatgttgaaaaccacaaaatatgagggtagtaaacaatcttttatccaaaaaaaaaacagttctGCAAGGGGATGAAAATGGATGTGCAATCGGCTTTCTGGATAttgaatttaataaattaaagaagattaaaaattaaaaattaacaataGTTGTACAGGAAGTAAAATgaatgtgtgaatagcaccacTTAAGTAAAAAATGAAACGAAAATCAAGATTGAGATTTTAGATTGATTAAAAACAACATAGCACTGACcaacattctttttcttttttcaaatggATAATGAATCTATTGACTTATCCAAGACAAGTAGCAATAAAAATAATAGAGCGGTCTATAAGGACACCTACAAGATCATCCCTTAGATGTTGCataaggtatcgtttggtacgTGAGATGGGATGGGACGCGCTCATCCTACGTTTGGTGTACTAAAAAGAGTGAGACGCATTGTCCCGTGGAACAGATTTTAGCTAAATTTTGGTTCCACCCTTACCACCTGGAACAAACTTATTCCAGCTCATGGAAcgcaaaattataaaattttggacaacaataccCCTTAACTTTTTCATTGATTCCACTGTctaccctctctctcccttagcCTCCTATCTTCTTCTCATCTTCCTCCACCACAAATCTAGCAACCCAACCATGGCTTATCCACCGTCTTCCCCGTAGGATGATTTCATCAT carries:
- the LOC103445340 gene encoding protein PEP-RELATED DEVELOPMENT ARRESTED 1, chloroplastic isoform X1, with protein sequence MFPCFSYPAAQSVNPAILCLPSFSSHHIKFPQPQLQPKQPNKKMQRQTLRWCGTYEVGGGYPDEGFGAQGKNRAAREQGSSKLEPAQYEALLRGGEQVTSVLEEMIVLLEDMNMDEASEEVAVEIAAQGVLGKRVDEMEASFMMALDYMIQLADSDQDDKRKSLLEVIKETVLSYLTKKCPPHVQVVGLLCRTPLKESRQELLRRVAAGGGVFKSKNDIKVHVPAANLNDIANQADDILETMETRPIVPDRKLLARLVLIREEARNMMGGGILDERNDRGFNTLPESEVNFLTKLVALKPGKTVQEMIKNVMEGKNEGADHSSSDEEDGTGATSGIGGRESISGRKPLPVRPGMFLETVSKVHQKTLEVLQEIAF
- the LOC103445340 gene encoding protein PEP-RELATED DEVELOPMENT ARRESTED 1, chloroplastic isoform X2 → MFPCFSYPAAQSVNPAILCLPSFSSHHIKFPQPQLQPKQPNKKMQRQTLRWCGTYEVGGGYPDEGFGAQGKNRAAREQGSSKLEPAQYEALLRGGEQVTSVLEEMIVLLEDMNMDEASEEVAVEIAAQGVLGKRVDEMEASFMMALDYMIQLADSDQDDKRKSLLEVIKETVLSYLTKKCPPHVQVVGLLCRTPLKESRQELLRRVAAGGGVFKSKNDIKVHVPAANLNDIANQADDILETMETRPIVPDRKLLARLVLIREEARNMMGGGILDERNDRGFNTLPESEVNFLTKLVALKPGKTVQEMIKNVMEGKNEGADHSSSDEEDGTGATSGIGGRESISGRKPLPVRPGMFLETVSKVLGGIYGGNVSGITAQHLEWVHQKTLEVLQEIAF